A region from the Halosolutus gelatinilyticus genome encodes:
- a CDS encoding cupin domain-containing protein, which translates to MTEPLIRSDTEIEYEAVDAADGLRKGVLIGDEHGAPNFAIRRFVLDSGAEVPKHTNEVEHEQYVLEGAYTVGIEDEEYDVEAGDSLLIPAGAVHWYRNDGDEQGAFLCAVPNGDDAIELLE; encoded by the coding sequence ATGACCGAGCCGCTGATCCGATCGGACACGGAGATCGAGTACGAAGCAGTCGACGCGGCCGACGGCCTCCGGAAGGGCGTCCTGATCGGCGATGAGCACGGCGCGCCGAACTTCGCGATCCGGCGGTTCGTCCTCGATTCCGGGGCCGAAGTGCCGAAACACACGAACGAGGTCGAACACGAGCAGTACGTCCTCGAGGGCGCATACACCGTCGGCATCGAAGACGAAGAGTACGACGTGGAAGCGGGCGACTCGCTGTTGATCCCTGCCGGCGCGGTCCACTGGTACCGCAACGACGGCGACGAGCAGGGCGCGTTCCTCTGTGCGGTCCCGAACGGCGACGACGCGATCGAACTGCTCGAGTAG
- a CDS encoding cold-shock protein, whose amino-acid sequence MAKGTVDFFNDTGGYGFIETEDADDDVFFHMEDIGGPDLEEGQELEFDIEQAPKGPRAKNVERL is encoded by the coding sequence ATGGCGAAAGGAACCGTTGATTTCTTCAACGACACTGGCGGCTACGGATTCATCGAGACTGAGGACGCGGACGACGACGTGTTCTTCCACATGGAAGACATCGGCGGCCCGGACCTAGAAGAAGGACAGGAACTCGAGTTCGACATCGAGCAGGCCCCCAAGGGCCCGCGCGCCAAGAACGTCGAGCGCCTGTAA
- a CDS encoding carbonic anhydrase, producing the protein MGSDSDDVLHALLAGNDSHVEALADGHFAAVQAGQEPDVVAICCSDSRVPQVGMWDVDEPGTVFTPSNIGNQVWDEVDGETVVNGGLAYPIYHADTDAIAVVGHTGCGAVTAAYRVATGADRPGPRGVDKWVDLLVPVVEDALSGEAIDVDADDETVINRLVEYNVDRQIRFLLESDEIDDDVDVYGFVYDFQGIYGDDHGRAYLVNLNGETEPAAIAASIPAKYESAIRRLLD; encoded by the coding sequence ATGGGATCGGACTCTGACGACGTACTGCACGCACTGCTCGCGGGGAACGACAGCCACGTAGAGGCGCTGGCCGACGGTCACTTCGCGGCGGTCCAGGCCGGACAGGAGCCCGACGTCGTGGCGATCTGCTGTTCGGACTCCCGCGTCCCGCAGGTGGGCATGTGGGACGTCGACGAGCCCGGGACGGTGTTCACGCCGAGCAACATCGGAAACCAGGTCTGGGACGAGGTCGACGGCGAGACGGTCGTCAACGGCGGCCTCGCGTATCCGATTTACCACGCCGACACCGACGCCATCGCCGTCGTTGGACACACCGGCTGCGGGGCCGTGACCGCCGCTTACCGGGTCGCGACCGGGGCCGATCGTCCCGGTCCGCGGGGCGTCGACAAGTGGGTCGACCTGCTCGTCCCGGTCGTCGAGGACGCCCTGTCGGGCGAGGCGATCGACGTCGACGCCGACGACGAGACGGTGATCAACCGACTCGTCGAGTACAACGTCGACCGACAGATCCGGTTCCTGCTGGAGTCGGACGAGATCGACGACGACGTCGACGTCTACGGCTTCGTCTACGACTTCCAGGGGATCTACGGCGACGACCACGGTCGCGCGTACCTCGTCAATCTGAACGGCGAGACCGAACCGGCGGCGATCGCCGCGTCAATCCCGGCGAAGTACGAGTCGGCGATTCGGCGCCTACTCGACTGA
- a CDS encoding NADP-dependent oxidoreductase codes for MEETRQWRLASRPVGEPSRDDFELVTVDRPEPGPGEVLVKTLYQSVDPYMRGRMRDAESYAEPWDVGDPMQAGIVGQVVESNHDEFEAGDVVTGTLLWAEHAVADGDELRPVDPDRGPVSTALGVLGMPGVTAYFGMLDVADPTPGDTVVVSAAAGAVGSVAGQLARLNGARVVGTAGSDAKVEWLTDELGFDAAVNYETEDLSAAMAEACPDGIDGYFDNVGGPITDAVWPLLNVRSRVAVCGQISLYNATEVPTGPRKLGKLVESRARVEGFLVSDYDGRWGEALDRLSTFVREDEIRYRETAVEGFENAPDAFLGLFEGENVGKQLVQVAEYES; via the coding sequence ATGGAAGAGACGCGACAGTGGCGACTCGCGAGCCGTCCCGTCGGCGAACCGTCCCGCGACGACTTCGAACTGGTGACCGTCGATCGGCCCGAGCCCGGACCGGGCGAGGTGCTCGTGAAGACGCTGTACCAGTCGGTCGATCCGTACATGCGCGGGCGAATGCGCGACGCAGAGTCCTACGCGGAGCCGTGGGACGTCGGCGATCCCATGCAGGCGGGGATCGTCGGCCAGGTGGTCGAATCGAACCACGACGAGTTCGAGGCCGGCGACGTCGTGACGGGAACCCTCCTCTGGGCCGAACACGCGGTCGCGGACGGCGACGAACTCCGGCCGGTCGATCCCGATCGCGGCCCGGTATCGACGGCGCTCGGCGTGCTCGGCATGCCCGGCGTGACCGCCTACTTCGGAATGCTCGACGTCGCGGACCCGACTCCCGGCGACACGGTCGTCGTCTCGGCGGCCGCGGGCGCGGTCGGCTCCGTCGCCGGCCAGCTCGCCCGGCTCAACGGGGCACGCGTCGTCGGGACGGCCGGTAGCGACGCGAAGGTCGAGTGGCTCACCGACGAACTCGGATTCGACGCCGCGGTCAACTACGAAACCGAGGACCTCTCGGCCGCGATGGCCGAGGCCTGTCCCGACGGGATCGACGGCTACTTCGACAACGTCGGCGGCCCGATCACGGACGCCGTCTGGCCCCTGCTGAACGTCCGATCGCGCGTGGCGGTCTGTGGCCAGATCTCGCTGTACAACGCGACCGAAGTCCCGACCGGACCGCGAAAGCTCGGCAAACTCGTCGAATCCCGCGCCCGCGTCGAGGGCTTCCTGGTCAGCGACTACGACGGCCGCTGGGGCGAGGCCCTCGATCGGCTCTCGACGTTCGTCCGCGAGGACGAGATCCGTTACCGCGAGACCGCCGTCGAGGGATTCGAAAACGCGCCCGACGCGTTCCTCGGCCTGTTCGAGGGTGAGAACGTCGGGAAGCAACTCGTGCAGGTCGCCGAGTACGAGTCGTAA
- a CDS encoding DUF4870 domain-containing protein, with protein METADHCWNCGSNVESDSNYCAECGAELDRERRSERDVDDRTGGYETGVDGTGDYVEDEYGTHRNDTMFAAATHLLAIFTWVIGPLIVLVVTEDEFVDANARTALNWQIMFTVWMVLSFVLALVVVGIIGLLILPLINIAFCVVAAVKANDGEVWQYPLTPEIV; from the coding sequence ATGGAAACGGCAGATCACTGCTGGAACTGCGGGTCGAACGTCGAATCCGACTCGAACTACTGCGCCGAGTGCGGAGCGGAACTGGATCGAGAGCGGCGTTCGGAGCGCGACGTCGACGATCGAACGGGTGGATACGAGACCGGTGTCGACGGAACGGGCGACTACGTCGAAGACGAGTACGGTACGCACCGCAACGACACGATGTTCGCCGCGGCCACGCACCTGCTCGCGATCTTCACGTGGGTGATCGGCCCGCTGATCGTGCTCGTCGTCACCGAGGACGAGTTCGTCGACGCGAACGCGCGGACAGCGCTGAACTGGCAGATCATGTTCACTGTCTGGATGGTACTGTCGTTCGTTCTCGCGCTCGTCGTCGTCGGCATCATCGGCCTGCTGATCCTGCCGCTCATCAACATCGCCTTCTGCGTGGTCGCCGCGGTCAAGGCGAACGACGGCGAGGTCTGGCAGTATCCGCTCACGCCCGAGATCGTCTAG
- a CDS encoding ABC transporter permease, with amino-acid sequence MWTVGFRALFRREVLRFVRRPKNTFMPPAITNVLYFAVFGVVLGGRIDRIAGFDYILFILPGLIVLGAISNAFENASFSIFHGRWNEYIHETLTSPLSYLEMVVAYVAASAVRGLIVGLIIAVVGRIFVPISIENGLFLVATMVVITSLFAGLGIIGGLVARDFDDLTVMNQFILRPLVFFGAVFYSLTMLDPIWQAVSLANPMVYMVDSVRYGLLGHSDMLEIAPAAYAEYAPLLSLFVLATLTAIVLAIDIHLFKTGYGLTD; translated from the coding sequence ATGTGGACCGTCGGCTTCCGGGCGCTCTTCCGGCGCGAGGTGTTGCGGTTCGTTCGCCGCCCCAAGAACACGTTCATGCCGCCGGCGATCACGAACGTGCTCTACTTCGCCGTCTTCGGGGTCGTCCTCGGCGGTCGGATCGATCGGATCGCTGGCTTCGATTACATCCTCTTCATCCTCCCGGGGCTGATCGTCCTCGGCGCGATCTCGAACGCCTTCGAGAACGCCTCGTTCTCGATCTTCCACGGCCGGTGGAACGAGTACATCCACGAGACGCTCACCTCGCCGCTGTCGTACCTCGAGATGGTCGTCGCCTACGTGGCCGCGAGCGCGGTCCGCGGACTGATCGTCGGCCTCATCATCGCCGTCGTCGGGCGGATCTTCGTCCCGATCAGCATCGAAAACGGACTGTTCCTCGTCGCGACGATGGTCGTTATCACCTCACTGTTCGCGGGACTAGGCATTATCGGCGGTCTAGTCGCGCGCGACTTCGACGATCTAACCGTCATGAACCAGTTCATCCTGCGCCCGCTGGTCTTCTTCGGCGCGGTGTTCTACTCGCTGACCATGCTCGATCCGATCTGGCAGGCCGTCTCGCTGGCGAACCCGATGGTCTACATGGTCGACAGCGTCCGGTACGGTCTGCTCGGCCACTCGGACATGCTCGAAATCGCCCCGGCGGCCTACGCCGAGTACGCCCCGCTGCTCTCGCTTTTCGTCCTCGCGACGCTCACCGCGATCGTGCTGGCGATCGACATCCACCTGTTCAAGACCGGGTACGGGCTGACGGACTAG
- a CDS encoding ABC transporter ATP-binding protein has product MPPAIETVDLVKEYGDLRALQELSLTVEEGEFFGLLGPNGAGKTTFINTLVGLVRKTGGEARVFGYDVEDDYQQARDAIGLAPQEFNVDRFFPIKEVLMHKAGYHGVSEDEAADRADEVLKRVGIYDKRNERFDWLSGGMKRRLLLARALVTDPDLLILDEPTAGVDVQLRHDLWELVTQLNEEGTTVLLTTHYIEEAERLCDRVAILNEGRKVTVATPDELKTRGTDTIDVRLESPPTVAPDLGPYAHETTVSDDRLEVRVDDGGSTAPRLLNDLEAMGHEIVDLEISRTSLEEIFVDLTEREDRTVTRSNASDGDAAEEWVGDEREREQEGVA; this is encoded by the coding sequence ATGCCACCGGCCATCGAGACCGTCGACCTGGTGAAGGAATACGGCGATCTGCGCGCGCTTCAGGAGCTCTCGCTCACGGTCGAGGAAGGCGAGTTCTTCGGCCTGCTCGGCCCCAACGGGGCGGGCAAGACGACGTTCATCAACACGCTGGTGGGGCTGGTCCGCAAGACCGGCGGCGAGGCGCGGGTCTTCGGCTACGACGTCGAGGACGACTACCAGCAGGCCCGCGACGCGATCGGCCTGGCTCCACAGGAGTTCAACGTCGATCGATTCTTCCCCATCAAGGAGGTTCTGATGCACAAGGCGGGCTACCACGGCGTTTCCGAGGACGAGGCGGCCGATCGCGCCGACGAGGTGCTCAAGCGCGTCGGCATCTACGACAAGCGAAACGAACGCTTCGACTGGCTCTCCGGCGGAATGAAGCGGCGCCTGCTGCTCGCCCGGGCGCTCGTCACCGATCCCGACCTGCTCATCCTCGACGAGCCGACGGCGGGGGTCGACGTCCAGTTGCGCCACGACCTCTGGGAACTCGTGACCCAACTCAACGAGGAGGGGACGACGGTGCTCTTGACCACCCACTACATCGAGGAGGCCGAGCGGCTCTGCGATCGCGTCGCGATCCTCAACGAGGGGCGAAAAGTGACCGTGGCGACCCCGGACGAACTCAAGACCCGCGGCACCGACACGATCGACGTCCGTCTCGAATCGCCGCCGACGGTCGCGCCGGATCTCGGGCCGTACGCGCACGAAACCACGGTGTCCGACGATCGCCTCGAGGTCCGCGTCGACGACGGCGGCTCGACCGCACCGCGGCTGCTCAACGACCTGGAGGCGATGGGCCACGAGATCGTCGATCTCGAGATCTCCCGGACGTCGCTGGAAGAGATCTTCGTCGACCTCACCGAGCGCGAGGATCGCACGGTGACGCGATCGAACGCGAGCGACGGCGACGCCGCCGAGGAGTGGGTCGGCGATGAACGCGAGCGGGAGCAGGAGGGTGTCGCCTGA
- a CDS encoding CBS domain-containing protein, with protein MLRSFRIGSLFGIPIKLDLTFLLVLPLFAYLIGNQIGEVATILNDVLGAGIQTGTITGGATPWILGLAAAIGLFVGVVLHELGHSLTAQRYGFPIDSITLWLFGGIAALSEMPEDWRQEFTIAVAGPIVSVLVGVGSYALFLATPESLGGVRFVLGYLAVLNVALAIFNVIPAFPMDGGRILRAFLARSQPYARATQQAASIGKLFAVFMGLFGLFAFDIILIGVAFFVYIAASSEAQQVTMKAAFQDVTVSDIMTPAEHLRTVDPDTSIADLIQRMFTERHTGYPVIEASGFNGERLVGLVTLSDAREIDAVERDAYTVEDVMSTDLKTISPDSDAMTAIERMQSDDIGRLLVVEDGDLVGLISRTDLMTAFDIVQKSGGLNMAAQPQTAD; from the coding sequence ATGTTGAGGAGTTTCCGGATCGGGTCTCTATTCGGTATTCCGATCAAACTCGATCTGACGTTCTTGCTGGTGCTCCCGTTGTTCGCGTACCTCATCGGAAACCAGATTGGGGAAGTCGCAACGATCCTGAACGACGTTCTCGGCGCCGGCATCCAAACCGGTACGATCACTGGCGGCGCCACGCCGTGGATCCTCGGACTCGCCGCCGCGATCGGCCTGTTCGTCGGGGTCGTCCTCCACGAACTCGGTCACTCGCTGACCGCCCAACGGTACGGCTTTCCGATCGACTCCATCACGCTCTGGCTGTTCGGCGGCATCGCCGCGCTCTCGGAGATGCCCGAAGACTGGCGCCAGGAGTTCACCATCGCCGTCGCCGGCCCGATCGTCTCTGTGTTAGTCGGCGTCGGCTCGTACGCGCTCTTCCTGGCCACCCCCGAAAGCCTCGGGGGCGTGCGGTTCGTCCTCGGTTACCTCGCCGTGTTGAACGTCGCGCTGGCGATCTTCAACGTCATTCCGGCGTTTCCGATGGACGGCGGGCGGATCCTTCGGGCGTTTCTCGCGCGGAGCCAGCCCTACGCCCGGGCGACTCAGCAGGCCGCGAGCATCGGGAAACTGTTCGCCGTCTTCATGGGCCTGTTCGGCCTCTTCGCGTTCGACATCATCCTCATCGGCGTCGCCTTTTTCGTCTACATCGCCGCCTCCAGCGAGGCCCAGCAGGTGACGATGAAAGCCGCCTTCCAGGACGTCACCGTCTCGGACATCATGACGCCCGCCGAGCACCTCCGTACCGTCGACCCCGACACCTCGATCGCCGATCTGATTCAGCGGATGTTCACCGAGCGTCACACAGGGTATCCGGTCATCGAAGCAAGCGGGTTCAACGGCGAACGACTGGTCGGCCTCGTGACGCTCTCCGACGCCCGCGAGATCGATGCCGTCGAGCGCGACGCCTACACCGTCGAGGACGTGATGTCGACCGACCTGAAGACGATCTCGCCGGACTCGGACGCGATGACCGCGATCGAACGCATGCAGAGCGACGACATCGGTCGCCTGCTCGTCGTCGAGGACGGCGACCTCGTGGGCCTGATCTCCCGGACGGACCTGATGACCGCGTTCGACATCGTCCAGAAGAGCGGCGGGCTGAACATGGCTGCGCAACCGCAGACGGCGGACTGA
- a CDS encoding MarR family transcriptional regulator: MMTQQFAPDRRFRLPTELDSPQGKLVYLYLDATGGATLEDLKGTLSMRKIAILSVLRSLSSQELIERDGDEYVPIA; the protein is encoded by the coding sequence ATGATGACACAACAGTTCGCGCCCGACCGCCGCTTTCGATTGCCGACGGAACTCGACTCCCCGCAGGGGAAGCTCGTCTACCTCTACCTCGACGCGACCGGCGGTGCGACCCTCGAAGACCTGAAGGGGACACTGTCGATGCGGAAGATCGCAATTCTGAGCGTCCTCCGGTCGCTCTCGAGTCAGGAACTGATCGAGCGCGACGGCGACGAGTACGTTCCGATCGCGTAA
- a CDS encoding 50S ribosomal protein L16, with amino-acid sequence MADKPASMYREISKPAYTRREYITGIPGSKIAQHKMGDISAEPDDYPVQISLVTEEEVQIRHGSLEAARLSANRYMLKNAGENNYKMILRKFPHHVIRENKQATGAGADRVSDGMRQAFGKIVGTAARIDAGDRIFTVWCDVDDADHAKEAFRRAYNKITPPCRVVVEKGEEQLIA; translated from the coding sequence ATGGCTGACAAACCCGCCTCAATGTACCGGGAAATCAGTAAGCCGGCCTATACGCGCCGCGAGTACATTACTGGCATTCCCGGCTCGAAGATCGCACAGCACAAGATGGGCGACATCAGCGCCGAGCCCGACGACTACCCCGTCCAGATCAGCCTCGTCACCGAGGAGGAAGTCCAGATCCGTCACGGTTCGCTCGAAGCCGCTCGCCTCTCGGCTAACCGCTACATGCTGAAAAACGCTGGCGAGAACAACTACAAGATGATCCTGCGCAAGTTCCCCCACCACGTCATCCGGGAGAACAAGCAGGCGACTGGCGCGGGTGCGGACCGCGTCTCCGACGGGATGCGCCAGGCGTTCGGGAAGATCGTCGGCACCGCCGCGCGCATCGACGCCGGCGACCGCATCTTCACGGTCTGGTGCGACGTCGACGACGCAGACCACGCCAAGGAGGCGTTCCGCCGCGCCTACAACAAGATCACGCCGCCGTGCCGGGTCGTGGTCGAGAAGGGCGAAGAGCAGCTGATCGCGTAA
- a CDS encoding ATP-grasp domain-containing protein, protein MIDLAVANKKETFRRMRDPLADRGIRVHHVPVSERVMPLGEDAPWSTDEYDAGFVYPGRLMEGGVADALLDIPWLNDHETVLTSRNKAEVLARLGRADLPIPESVYVSNDVGEAELTEVFDRFDPPVVVKPNSTTRGVGVAKAHDRDSFLGICDYLSLVHDYRATADRSFLVQEYLPDATDYRVMVLEGEYVGAVERRLPDDAVRSGQWKHNVHRGAEATGVDLPSAHRDLAESVAAELDVPFLGVDLLVTDGRAVVNETNARPTIDEATKYEPDFYDRLAAAIRAATDR, encoded by the coding sequence ATGATCGATCTCGCGGTCGCGAACAAGAAGGAGACGTTCCGGCGGATGCGCGATCCGCTCGCCGATCGGGGCATCCGAGTTCACCACGTGCCCGTGAGCGAGCGCGTGATGCCGCTCGGCGAGGACGCGCCGTGGTCGACCGACGAGTACGACGCGGGGTTCGTCTACCCGGGGCGGCTGATGGAGGGCGGCGTCGCCGACGCCTTGCTCGATATTCCGTGGCTCAACGACCACGAGACCGTCCTGACCTCGCGGAACAAGGCCGAGGTGCTGGCTCGACTCGGACGGGCCGACCTCCCGATCCCGGAGTCGGTGTACGTCTCGAACGACGTCGGCGAGGCTGAACTGACCGAGGTCTTCGATCGGTTCGACCCGCCGGTCGTGGTCAAACCGAACTCGACGACTCGCGGCGTCGGCGTCGCGAAGGCCCACGACCGCGACTCGTTTCTCGGAATCTGTGACTATCTCTCGCTGGTCCACGACTACCGGGCGACCGCCGACCGATCGTTCCTCGTCCAGGAGTACCTTCCCGACGCGACCGACTACCGGGTGATGGTACTCGAGGGCGAGTACGTCGGCGCCGTGGAGCGACGCCTTCCCGACGACGCGGTTCGCAGCGGGCAGTGGAAGCACAACGTCCACCGCGGCGCCGAGGCGACGGGCGTCGACCTCCCTTCGGCGCACCGCGACCTGGCCGAATCTGTCGCCGCGGAACTCGATGTTCCCTTCCTCGGCGTCGACCTGCTCGTGACCGACGGTCGCGCGGTGGTCAACGAGACGAACGCGCGGCCGACGATCGACGAGGCGACGAAGTACGAACCGGACTTCTACGATCGGCTGGCGGCAGCGATACGCGCGGCTACGGATCGGTGA
- a CDS encoding Hsp20/alpha crystallin family protein → MRRDDRDEPFDDLFREIERMMNEMMSGADNVEFDSASGVDNGFGMDTHVTIHETDDEVRVVADLPGVEKDNIELECDGKTLTISAHSEHRQYDERVSLPKRVNEHTASATYNNGVLEVVFESAEQSSGISLE, encoded by the coding sequence ATGCGCCGAGACGACCGCGACGAACCCTTCGACGACCTGTTTCGCGAGATCGAACGGATGATGAACGAGATGATGAGCGGGGCCGACAACGTCGAGTTCGATTCGGCGAGCGGCGTCGACAACGGCTTCGGCATGGACACCCACGTCACGATCCACGAGACGGACGACGAGGTCCGGGTCGTCGCGGACCTCCCCGGCGTCGAGAAGGACAACATCGAACTCGAGTGTGACGGCAAGACCCTGACCATCTCCGCCCACAGCGAGCACCGCCAGTACGACGAACGCGTCTCGCTGCCCAAGCGCGTCAACGAACACACCGCCTCCGCGACCTACAACAACGGCGTCCTCGAGGTCGTCTTCGAATCCGCGGAGCAGTCCTCGGGTATCAGCCTCGAGTAA
- a CDS encoding type II glyceraldehyde-3-phosphate dehydrogenase, with protein MLRVGVNGYGTIGKRVADAIRAQPDMAVHGVAKVSPDYVAIGAVENGYDVYAVDEDRIDGFREIGIDPAGTIDDLVAESDVMIDAAPSGVGADNRPLYERHETPAIFQGGEDATAAEVSFNARVNYDEAADADYVRVVSCNTTGLSRFLAPLHETYGVEKARVTLVRRGGDPAQTGRGPINDAVPDPVSIPSHHGPDVQTVLPEIDIDTIGLKVPTTMMHVHSVNVTLEKTPEDAAEVRDLLRAEDRLLMIPDYAAIDGAGTLKDFALDAGRSRGDIWENCIWEESVTLEGRDLYCMQAIHQESDVVPENVDALRALTGHLTGPESRAITNETLGIDFGGLCGRDDLTADRQTAD; from the coding sequence ATGCTACGGGTCGGAGTAAACGGGTACGGAACCATCGGCAAACGGGTTGCGGACGCGATTCGAGCACAACCCGACATGGCGGTCCACGGCGTCGCCAAGGTCAGTCCGGACTACGTCGCCATCGGGGCGGTCGAGAACGGGTACGACGTCTACGCCGTCGACGAGGACCGTATCGACGGATTCCGCGAGATCGGCATCGATCCTGCCGGGACGATCGACGACCTGGTCGCCGAGAGCGACGTGATGATCGATGCCGCGCCGTCGGGCGTCGGCGCCGACAATCGCCCGCTGTACGAACGCCACGAGACCCCGGCGATCTTCCAGGGCGGCGAGGACGCGACCGCCGCGGAAGTGAGTTTCAACGCCCGCGTGAACTACGATGAGGCCGCCGACGCCGACTACGTCCGTGTCGTCTCGTGCAACACGACCGGGCTCTCGCGCTTTCTCGCCCCGCTTCACGAAACCTACGGCGTCGAGAAGGCCCGAGTGACGCTCGTCAGACGCGGCGGCGACCCCGCCCAGACCGGTCGCGGGCCGATCAACGACGCGGTTCCGGACCCGGTTTCGATCCCCTCGCACCACGGGCCCGACGTCCAGACCGTCCTCCCCGAGATCGACATCGACACGATCGGCCTGAAGGTGCCGACGACGATGATGCACGTCCACTCCGTCAACGTGACCCTCGAGAAGACGCCCGAGGACGCCGCCGAGGTCCGGGACCTCCTTCGCGCAGAGGATCGACTCCTCATGATTCCCGACTACGCCGCGATCGACGGCGCCGGGACCCTCAAGGACTTCGCGCTCGACGCCGGTCGGTCCCGCGGCGACATCTGGGAGAACTGCATCTGGGAGGAGTCGGTCACGCTCGAGGGACGCGATCTGTACTGCATGCAGGCGATCCACCAGGAATCCGACGTCGTCCCGGAGAACGTCGACGCGCTCCGGGCGCTCACCGGGCACCTCACGGGACCCGAGAGTCGAGCCATCACGAACGAAACGCTCGGTATCGACTTCGGTGGCCTTTGCGGCCGGGACGACCTGACCGCAGATCGGCAGACCGCGGACTAG
- the gap gene encoding type I glyceraldehyde-3-phosphate dehydrogenase codes for MSEHSYDGGSTSEEPLRIGLNGFGRIGRNVLRASLSYDNVEVVAINDVMDDDDMEYLLKYDSVHGRVDDVSRDGSTLTIGDREVQLLSERNPTALPWDELDVDVAFEATGLFRTYDDAAQHLEAGADKVIISAPPKGEKDVTTIVYGVNHEEYEGEDVVSNASCTTNSVAPVVKVLDEEFGIESGLLTTVHAYTGTQNLIDGPSSKRRRGRAAAENIIPTSTGAAIATTEVLPQLEGKLDGMAMRVPVPNGSITDLTVDLEADATADELKEAFRSAADGELAGVLGYTDEEIVSRDIVGLPFSSYVDLNSTMVLEGGLVKVLTWYDNEFGFSNRMLDLARYVAAEADDVDAEEAVAR; via the coding sequence ATGAGTGAACATTCCTACGACGGTGGCTCAACGTCTGAGGAGCCGCTCCGGATCGGGTTAAACGGATTCGGTCGGATCGGCCGAAACGTTCTTCGCGCGTCACTTTCCTACGACAACGTCGAAGTCGTCGCCATCAACGACGTGATGGACGACGACGATATGGAATACCTGCTCAAATACGACTCGGTACACGGCCGCGTCGACGACGTCTCCCGCGACGGCAGCACGCTCACGATCGGGGACCGGGAAGTGCAGCTCCTTTCGGAGCGCAATCCAACCGCGCTTCCCTGGGACGAACTCGACGTCGACGTCGCCTTCGAGGCGACCGGCCTCTTTCGAACGTACGACGACGCCGCCCAGCACCTCGAAGCCGGCGCCGACAAGGTGATCATCTCGGCGCCGCCGAAAGGCGAGAAGGACGTCACGACGATCGTCTACGGCGTCAACCACGAGGAGTACGAGGGTGAGGACGTCGTCTCGAACGCCTCCTGCACCACGAACTCCGTCGCGCCGGTCGTCAAGGTGCTCGACGAGGAGTTCGGCATCGAGTCGGGCCTGCTGACGACCGTCCACGCCTACACCGGGACGCAGAACCTGATCGACGGCCCAAGCAGCAAGCGCCGTCGCGGCCGCGCCGCCGCCGAGAACATCATCCCGACCTCGACCGGCGCCGCGATCGCCACCACCGAGGTGCTCCCCCAGCTCGAGGGGAAACTCGACGGGATGGCGATGCGCGTCCCCGTTCCGAACGGCTCGATCACCGACCTCACCGTCGACCTCGAAGCCGACGCCACGGCGGACGAGCTCAAGGAGGCCTTCCGCAGCGCGGCCGACGGCGAACTCGCCGGCGTGCTCGGCTACACCGACGAGGAGATCGTCTCCCGGGACATCGTCGGCCTGCCGTTCTCCTCGTACGTCGACCTGAACTCGACGATGGTCCTCGAGGGCGGCCTCGTGAAAGTCCTGACCTGGTACGACAACGAGTTCGGCTTCTCGAACCGGATGCTCGACCTCGCACGGTACGTCGCCGCCGAGGCCGACGACGTCGACGCCGAGGAAGCCGTCGCCCGCTGA